From Prionailurus viverrinus isolate Anna chromosome B2, UM_Priviv_1.0, whole genome shotgun sequence, the proteins below share one genomic window:
- the ZNF184 gene encoding zinc finger protein 184 isoform X2, translated as MEDPTSSESTLLPGGHTLLPAASFHESVTFKDVIVDFTQEEWKQLDPVQRDLFRDVTLENYTHLVSIGLQVSKPDVISQLEQGTEPWVVESGVPGATGGDRDIGPDDSRVVPEPDISEEQPCHGAVVENHKREDPHGSDFSESWGYEGSLEKRQAHQQALPREIKITEKTIPTWERGPISKDFDKSVSVSSNLVTQETSAEETATKTSVKQNTNPVRKEKSCKCNECGKAFSYCSALIRHQRTHTGEKPYKCNECEKAFSRSENLINHQRIHTGDKPYKCDQCGKGFIEGPSLTQHQRIHTGEKPYKCDECGKAFSQRTHLVQHQRIHTGEKPYTCSECGKAFSQRGHFMEHQKIHTGEKPFKCDECDKTFTRSTHLTQHQKIHTGEKTYKCNECGKAFNGPSTFIRHHMIHTGEKPYECNECGKAFSQHSNLTQHQKTHTGEKPYDCAECGKSFSYWSSLAQHLKIHTGEKPYKCNECGKAFSYCSSLTQHRRIHTREKPFECNECGKAFSYLSNLNQHQKTHTQEKAYACKECGKAFIRSSSLAKHERIHTGEKPYQCHECGKTFSYGSSLIQHRKIHTGERPYKCNECGRAFNQNIHLTQHKRIHTGAKPYECAECGKAFRHCSSLAQHQKTHTEEKPYQCNRCEKAFSQSSHLTQHQRIHTGEKPYKCSECDKAFSRSTHLTEHQNTHTGEKPYNCNACRKTFSQSTYLIQHQRIHSGEKPFGCSDCGKAFRYRSALNKHQRLHPGI; from the exons ATCCAACCTCTTCGGAGTCCACCCTTCTCCCAGGGGGACATACTCTCCTCCCAGCAGCCAGTTTTCAC GAATCCGTGACCTTCAAGGATGTGATAGTGGATTTTACCCAGGAGGAATGGAAACAGCTGGACCCTGTACAGAGAGACTTGTTCAGGGATGTGACGCTGGAGAATTACACACACCTTGTCTCTATAG GACTCCAAGTCTCCAAACCTGACGTGATTTCCCAGTTAGAACAAGGGACGGAGCCATGGGTGGTGGAGTCCGGTGTTCCGGGAGCTACTGGCGGGG aCCGTGACATCGGACCAGATGATAGCCGAGTAGTCCCAGAGCCGGACATTTCTGAAGAGCAGCCGTGTCACGGGGCAGTGGTGGAAAACCACAAAAGGGAAGACCCTCACGGTTCTGACTTTTCAGAAAGTTGGGGGTACGAAGGCAGTCTGGAGAAGCGTCAGGCACACCAGCAGGCGctgccaagagaaataaaaataaccgAAAAGACAATACCCACTTGGGAGAGAGGCCCTATAAGTAAGGACTTTGACAAAAGCGTCAGTGTAAGCTCAAACCTTGTGACACAAGAAACATCTGCAGAAGAGACCGCTACTAAGACGAGCGTCAAACAGAATACAAACCCGGTCAGAAAAGAGAAATCTTGTAAGTGCAACGAATGTGGGAAAGCGTTCAGTTACTGTTCTGCTCTCATTCGCCATCAGAGGACGCACACCGGGGAGAAGccttacaaatgtaatgaatgtgaaAAAGCCTTCAGCCGGAGTGAAAACCTCATCAACCATCAAAGAATTCACACTGGAGATAAACCCTACAAATGTGATCAGTGTGGGAAGGGCTTCATTGAGGGTCCGTCTCTTACTCAACATCAAAGAATCCACACTGGAGAAAAACCCTATAAATGTGacgaatgtgggaaagccttcagtcaGAGGACCCATCTTGTGCAGCACCAGAGGATTCATACTGGGGAGAAACCGTACACCTGCAGCGagtgtggaaaagccttcagcCAGAGAGGCCACTTTATGGAACATCAGAAAATTCACACGGGAGAAAAACCTTTCAAATGTGATGAATGTGACAAAACCTTCACCAGGAGCACGCACCTGACTCAGCATCAAAAAATTCACACTGGGGAGAAGACCTATAAATGCAACGAATGCGGGAAGGCCTTCAATGGGCCCTCGACGTTTATTCGTCACCATATGATCCATACCGGTGAAAAACCCTACGAATGCAACGAATGCGGGAAGGCCTTCAGTCAGCACTCCAACCTCACCCAACATCAGAAAACACACACCGGGGAGAAGCCGTACGACTGCGCCGAATGCGGAAAGTCCTTCAGTTACTGGTCCTCCCTCGCTCAACATCTGAAAATTCACAccggagagaaaccttacaagtGCAACGAATGCGGGAAGGCCTTCAGTTACTGCTCGTCCCTGACGCAGCATCGGAGAATTCACACCAGGGAAAAGCCCTTTGAATGCAATGAGTGCGGAAAGGCTTTCAGCTATCTGTCCAACCTGAATCAACATCAGAAGACTCACACCCAGGAGAAAGCGTATGCATGTAaggagtgtgggaaagccttcattCGCAGTTCATCTCTGGCGAAACACGAAAGAATTCACACCGGTGAGAAGCCCTATCAGTGTCACGAGTGTGGGAAAACCTTCAGTTACGGCTCCTCCCTGATTCAGCACAGGAAGATACACACCGGAGAGAGACCTTACAAGTGTAACGAGTGCGGGAGAGCCTTCAACCAGAACATACACCTCACGCAACACAAGCGGATTCACACGGGAGCAAAGCCCTACGAGTGCGCGGAGTGTGGCAAAGCCTTCCGGCACTGTTCCTCTCTTGCTCAACATCAGAAGACTCACACGGAAGAAAAACCCTACCAGTGTAATAGATGCGAAAAGGCTTTCAGCCAGAGCTCTCACCTGACTCAGCACCAGCGAATTCACACGGGAGAGAAGCCCTACAAGTGCAGCGAGTGTGACAAAGCCTTCAGCCGCAGCACGCACCTGACCGAACACCAGAACACGCACACGGGGGAGAAGCCTTACAACTGTAACGCGTGCAGGAAGACTTTCAGCCAGAGCACGTACCTCATCCAGCACCAGAGGATTCATTCGGGAGAGAAGCCTTTCGGATGCAGCGACTGCGGGAAAGCCTTCCGATACCGCTCTGCTCTCAACAAGCACCAGAGACTGCACCCGGGCATATGA
- the ZNF184 gene encoding zinc finger protein 184 isoform X1, which translates to MSLSLHCSDMAIKSDPTSSESTLLPGGHTLLPAASFHESVTFKDVIVDFTQEEWKQLDPVQRDLFRDVTLENYTHLVSIGLQVSKPDVISQLEQGTEPWVVESGVPGATGGDRDIGPDDSRVVPEPDISEEQPCHGAVVENHKREDPHGSDFSESWGYEGSLEKRQAHQQALPREIKITEKTIPTWERGPISKDFDKSVSVSSNLVTQETSAEETATKTSVKQNTNPVRKEKSCKCNECGKAFSYCSALIRHQRTHTGEKPYKCNECEKAFSRSENLINHQRIHTGDKPYKCDQCGKGFIEGPSLTQHQRIHTGEKPYKCDECGKAFSQRTHLVQHQRIHTGEKPYTCSECGKAFSQRGHFMEHQKIHTGEKPFKCDECDKTFTRSTHLTQHQKIHTGEKTYKCNECGKAFNGPSTFIRHHMIHTGEKPYECNECGKAFSQHSNLTQHQKTHTGEKPYDCAECGKSFSYWSSLAQHLKIHTGEKPYKCNECGKAFSYCSSLTQHRRIHTREKPFECNECGKAFSYLSNLNQHQKTHTQEKAYACKECGKAFIRSSSLAKHERIHTGEKPYQCHECGKTFSYGSSLIQHRKIHTGERPYKCNECGRAFNQNIHLTQHKRIHTGAKPYECAECGKAFRHCSSLAQHQKTHTEEKPYQCNRCEKAFSQSSHLTQHQRIHTGEKPYKCSECDKAFSRSTHLTEHQNTHTGEKPYNCNACRKTFSQSTYLIQHQRIHSGEKPFGCSDCGKAFRYRSALNKHQRLHPGI; encoded by the exons ATCCAACCTCTTCGGAGTCCACCCTTCTCCCAGGGGGACATACTCTCCTCCCAGCAGCCAGTTTTCAC GAATCCGTGACCTTCAAGGATGTGATAGTGGATTTTACCCAGGAGGAATGGAAACAGCTGGACCCTGTACAGAGAGACTTGTTCAGGGATGTGACGCTGGAGAATTACACACACCTTGTCTCTATAG GACTCCAAGTCTCCAAACCTGACGTGATTTCCCAGTTAGAACAAGGGACGGAGCCATGGGTGGTGGAGTCCGGTGTTCCGGGAGCTACTGGCGGGG aCCGTGACATCGGACCAGATGATAGCCGAGTAGTCCCAGAGCCGGACATTTCTGAAGAGCAGCCGTGTCACGGGGCAGTGGTGGAAAACCACAAAAGGGAAGACCCTCACGGTTCTGACTTTTCAGAAAGTTGGGGGTACGAAGGCAGTCTGGAGAAGCGTCAGGCACACCAGCAGGCGctgccaagagaaataaaaataaccgAAAAGACAATACCCACTTGGGAGAGAGGCCCTATAAGTAAGGACTTTGACAAAAGCGTCAGTGTAAGCTCAAACCTTGTGACACAAGAAACATCTGCAGAAGAGACCGCTACTAAGACGAGCGTCAAACAGAATACAAACCCGGTCAGAAAAGAGAAATCTTGTAAGTGCAACGAATGTGGGAAAGCGTTCAGTTACTGTTCTGCTCTCATTCGCCATCAGAGGACGCACACCGGGGAGAAGccttacaaatgtaatgaatgtgaaAAAGCCTTCAGCCGGAGTGAAAACCTCATCAACCATCAAAGAATTCACACTGGAGATAAACCCTACAAATGTGATCAGTGTGGGAAGGGCTTCATTGAGGGTCCGTCTCTTACTCAACATCAAAGAATCCACACTGGAGAAAAACCCTATAAATGTGacgaatgtgggaaagccttcagtcaGAGGACCCATCTTGTGCAGCACCAGAGGATTCATACTGGGGAGAAACCGTACACCTGCAGCGagtgtggaaaagccttcagcCAGAGAGGCCACTTTATGGAACATCAGAAAATTCACACGGGAGAAAAACCTTTCAAATGTGATGAATGTGACAAAACCTTCACCAGGAGCACGCACCTGACTCAGCATCAAAAAATTCACACTGGGGAGAAGACCTATAAATGCAACGAATGCGGGAAGGCCTTCAATGGGCCCTCGACGTTTATTCGTCACCATATGATCCATACCGGTGAAAAACCCTACGAATGCAACGAATGCGGGAAGGCCTTCAGTCAGCACTCCAACCTCACCCAACATCAGAAAACACACACCGGGGAGAAGCCGTACGACTGCGCCGAATGCGGAAAGTCCTTCAGTTACTGGTCCTCCCTCGCTCAACATCTGAAAATTCACAccggagagaaaccttacaagtGCAACGAATGCGGGAAGGCCTTCAGTTACTGCTCGTCCCTGACGCAGCATCGGAGAATTCACACCAGGGAAAAGCCCTTTGAATGCAATGAGTGCGGAAAGGCTTTCAGCTATCTGTCCAACCTGAATCAACATCAGAAGACTCACACCCAGGAGAAAGCGTATGCATGTAaggagtgtgggaaagccttcattCGCAGTTCATCTCTGGCGAAACACGAAAGAATTCACACCGGTGAGAAGCCCTATCAGTGTCACGAGTGTGGGAAAACCTTCAGTTACGGCTCCTCCCTGATTCAGCACAGGAAGATACACACCGGAGAGAGACCTTACAAGTGTAACGAGTGCGGGAGAGCCTTCAACCAGAACATACACCTCACGCAACACAAGCGGATTCACACGGGAGCAAAGCCCTACGAGTGCGCGGAGTGTGGCAAAGCCTTCCGGCACTGTTCCTCTCTTGCTCAACATCAGAAGACTCACACGGAAGAAAAACCCTACCAGTGTAATAGATGCGAAAAGGCTTTCAGCCAGAGCTCTCACCTGACTCAGCACCAGCGAATTCACACGGGAGAGAAGCCCTACAAGTGCAGCGAGTGTGACAAAGCCTTCAGCCGCAGCACGCACCTGACCGAACACCAGAACACGCACACGGGGGAGAAGCCTTACAACTGTAACGCGTGCAGGAAGACTTTCAGCCAGAGCACGTACCTCATCCAGCACCAGAGGATTCATTCGGGAGAGAAGCCTTTCGGATGCAGCGACTGCGGGAAAGCCTTCCGATACCGCTCTGCTCTCAACAAGCACCAGAGACTGCACCCGGGCATATGA
- the ZNF184 gene encoding zinc finger protein 184 isoform X3, producing MEHQKIHTGEKPFKCDECDKTFTRSTHLTQHQKIHTGEKTYKCNECGKAFNGPSTFIRHHMIHTGEKPYECNECGKAFSQHSNLTQHQKTHTGEKPYDCAECGKSFSYWSSLAQHLKIHTGEKPYKCNECGKAFSYCSSLTQHRRIHTREKPFECNECGKAFSYLSNLNQHQKTHTQEKAYACKECGKAFIRSSSLAKHERIHTGEKPYQCHECGKTFSYGSSLIQHRKIHTGERPYKCNECGRAFNQNIHLTQHKRIHTGAKPYECAECGKAFRHCSSLAQHQKTHTEEKPYQCNRCEKAFSQSSHLTQHQRIHTGEKPYKCSECDKAFSRSTHLTEHQNTHTGEKPYNCNACRKTFSQSTYLIQHQRIHSGEKPFGCSDCGKAFRYRSALNKHQRLHPGI from the coding sequence ATGGAACATCAGAAAATTCACACGGGAGAAAAACCTTTCAAATGTGATGAATGTGACAAAACCTTCACCAGGAGCACGCACCTGACTCAGCATCAAAAAATTCACACTGGGGAGAAGACCTATAAATGCAACGAATGCGGGAAGGCCTTCAATGGGCCCTCGACGTTTATTCGTCACCATATGATCCATACCGGTGAAAAACCCTACGAATGCAACGAATGCGGGAAGGCCTTCAGTCAGCACTCCAACCTCACCCAACATCAGAAAACACACACCGGGGAGAAGCCGTACGACTGCGCCGAATGCGGAAAGTCCTTCAGTTACTGGTCCTCCCTCGCTCAACATCTGAAAATTCACAccggagagaaaccttacaagtGCAACGAATGCGGGAAGGCCTTCAGTTACTGCTCGTCCCTGACGCAGCATCGGAGAATTCACACCAGGGAAAAGCCCTTTGAATGCAATGAGTGCGGAAAGGCTTTCAGCTATCTGTCCAACCTGAATCAACATCAGAAGACTCACACCCAGGAGAAAGCGTATGCATGTAaggagtgtgggaaagccttcattCGCAGTTCATCTCTGGCGAAACACGAAAGAATTCACACCGGTGAGAAGCCCTATCAGTGTCACGAGTGTGGGAAAACCTTCAGTTACGGCTCCTCCCTGATTCAGCACAGGAAGATACACACCGGAGAGAGACCTTACAAGTGTAACGAGTGCGGGAGAGCCTTCAACCAGAACATACACCTCACGCAACACAAGCGGATTCACACGGGAGCAAAGCCCTACGAGTGCGCGGAGTGTGGCAAAGCCTTCCGGCACTGTTCCTCTCTTGCTCAACATCAGAAGACTCACACGGAAGAAAAACCCTACCAGTGTAATAGATGCGAAAAGGCTTTCAGCCAGAGCTCTCACCTGACTCAGCACCAGCGAATTCACACGGGAGAGAAGCCCTACAAGTGCAGCGAGTGTGACAAAGCCTTCAGCCGCAGCACGCACCTGACCGAACACCAGAACACGCACACGGGGGAGAAGCCTTACAACTGTAACGCGTGCAGGAAGACTTTCAGCCAGAGCACGTACCTCATCCAGCACCAGAGGATTCATTCGGGAGAGAAGCCTTTCGGATGCAGCGACTGCGGGAAAGCCTTCCGATACCGCTCTGCTCTCAACAAGCACCAGAGACTGCACCCGGGCATATGA